CGTCGTCACGGAAACGTTCAGCCAGCGGTTCAACTTGTGACACTTCGAATCGAAGCGGCGCGCTTCCGGCGAGCATTTGCATGCGAACGCGGTAAACGGTGTCGCCACCACCGGAGAATCTTGCAGTGACAGCGGGGATATCCACCGCGCTGCCGTCGAATCCGGCATTGGGAATCAGTTTGTAAACGGTGCCGGTTTCGCCGAATGGGGTGCCGGTGGTGTTGCCGAGCACGTAGAGTTCGCCATCGCCGTCCTGTCCGAATCCCAATACCCAAAAACCCGGTTGTGCGCGATCCGCAAGCTCCAGCTCAAAGATAGCGCCGCCATCGGTATAAAAGATCCGGCCATCGCCGTTGCCGGTTTTGGAAGCATCGCCGAATACATATTTGCCTTGCAGATCGGTGATGGTGTTACCGCGGTAGACAAATCCCCCGATGACGGCGGTGCCTTCGTCGTGGTCGTACTGCACCACCGGATCTTTAAAATCGCCCGATACCGCTTCATCGGTGACAAACCCGGCACTAGTACCATTCGGGTCAAAACGGAAACTGCCTTCCTTCAATCCCCAGCCATAATTACCGCCTGCCTGAACCAGATTGACTTCTTCGATCGCGTTTTGTCCGACATCGGCTAACACCAATGCGCCGGTTTGCGAATCGAAAGAAAAGCGGAACGGGTTGCGGAAACCGTATGCATAAGTTTCGCGAAGAACAGTCGATGAGCTGGCGAAGGGATTATCGCCCGGAATGCCGTAGAGGCCGTTATCCGAATTCGTCCCCAGCGGATCGATCCGCAGCAAACTGCCGAGCGGGTTGGCTGGATTCTGTCCATTGCCGTCAGCGCCATGGCCGCTCATCGGCGCGCCGATGAATGTTTGGCCATCGCGATCGTCAGCGCCGCCGCCATCGCCAAAAGCGATATAAAGTCTTCCATCCGGACCGAAATTGAGCGCGCCGCCATTATGATTGAATTGCGGCTGATCGACAGTCAGCAGCACGCGAACATCCATTGGTTCGGGTTCTGTGGCGAATTTTGAGAAATTCATCTTCCATTCGCGAATGACAGAACGATGATTGGCCGAACCGCCGGGAGGAATAGTTGAAAAATCGCTATTCGCGCTGACTGGTTCCGAAGTATAGGTATATACCAGCTCGTTGTCGGCATACTGCGGATGAAAGGCGAATCCAAGGAATCCGCGCTCATCGTACGATTCGCTGCCAAAAGCCCCCAGCGGCACCAGCAGCGTGGATAAATCGAAAAATAATTTACTGCCATCGGTCAAGTTAATTCGCCACAATTTACCGTTTTGATCGCTGACATATAAATGCTCGGAGTCACCCGGCGCTGAAACGCCCCAGTTCGGTGCATCCAAACGCGTTGCGACAGTTTTCAATCGCAAGCGGATGGCACCTTTCTCGATTACTGCAGGAATTGGATTATCCAATCGCTTGGCTAAAGCTGTGTCATTGGTAGCGGCATCCAGCGCGATTGCCTGGCATGTCAAGCCTAGTAATGCAACAAACACGATCAGTTGAAAGATTTTCATGAGAGACCTCCTGTAGGCTGAATGAGGGTTCGAGAGGTTTAATCGTGATACGATTTGCTTATCGCAAATGGGAGGTTTTTATTGCTGTTGTTCCACTGCAATGTGACACGATAAGCTATTTTGACCGGCATGACAATGCAGCCCATTGCTAAAATGCGAATCGGCGCCGATCCGGAACGCTGTGATCAATCATTTGTTTTCGAAGCACTTATTAATTTCATCCGATTGTTATGCGAGTTTATTTATCGTCGACCTTAAACGATCTTTTCCCTGAACGGCAGGCAGTCAAGGAAGTATTGGGCGGCGAGTGCGTAGTGGTCGAAAGTTACACTGCCGACGAGCGCAGTGTGCGGGATAGCTGTCTCGCCGATGTGGCTGGCTGCGAGCTGTATATCGGCATCATCGGGCGGCGTTATGGGCACATACCCGACGGAGAAAACCTTTCCATTACTGAACTGGAATACCACCAAGCGGTAGCATGCAATATCCCAACCTTGGTTTTTATCAAAGACGATGACGAGATCAAAGGCAAATTCCACGATGCCGTCACCCAAGAAAATCCGCCGCAGTTGATCGAAGCCTTCCGGCAGCAGATCGCCAGCCGCGCCGCGTTTTTTAAAACAGTGGAAGATTTGAAGGCACGAGTCGTGAAGGCTTTTTTCCATCACCTTCAGCGACATCAAACACCGCAACGAAAACGTATCGAAGGCGAACCGTACCCTGGTTTGCGCGCTTTCCGGCCGGAAGAATCCGACCGTTTTTTCGGGCGCGATGTTGAGATCGAGGATTTGATCGAGCGGCTGCTGGCGCGTAACGACCGTTTCATCGCGGTGATCGGGCCATCCGGCTCGGGCAAGTCGTCGTTGGTGTATGCTGGATTGATCCCGGCGCTGAGCCAAAGTCATGCCGGTGGTATGCGTTGGTACTCAGTCAGTTTTTCTCCGCGCGAGTTGGGTGACGATCCGTTCCTGCCTCTGGTAGCCGCTTTGAACAAAGCCTTTCCCGGTTGCGGCTGGC
This is a stretch of genomic DNA from Nitrosomonas sp. sh817. It encodes these proteins:
- a CDS encoding sorbosone dehydrogenase family protein; translated protein: MKIFQLIVFVALLGLTCQAIALDAATNDTALAKRLDNPIPAVIEKGAIRLRLKTVATRLDAPNWGVSAPGDSEHLYVSDQNGKLWRINLTDGSKLFFDLSTLLVPLGAFGSESYDERGFLGFAFHPQYADNELVYTYTSEPVSANSDFSTIPPGGSANHRSVIREWKMNFSKFATEPEPMDVRVLLTVDQPQFNHNGGALNFGPDGRLYIAFGDGGGADDRDGQTFIGAPMSGHGADGNGQNPANPLGSLLRIDPLGTNSDNGLYGIPGDNPFASSSTVLRETYAYGFRNPFRFSFDSQTGALVLADVGQNAIEEVNLVQAGGNYGWGLKEGSFRFDPNGTSAGFVTDEAVSGDFKDPVVQYDHDEGTAVIGGFVYRGNTITDLQGKYVFGDASKTGNGDGRIFYTDGGAIFELELADRAQPGFWVLGFGQDGDGELYVLGNTTGTPFGETGTVYKLIPNAGFDGSAVDIPAVTARFSGGGDTVYRVRMQMLAGSAPLRFEVSQVEPLAERFRDDATVFTQATGQLQIPFINVTNDSGSIATYAVVLQQITDAPALTFELVNASLVK